The genomic DNA CCTAGGGGGAAGATCGTTGAGCAATACGTCTTTGTAGCCGTTAAAGACAAAGCCGCCCTCGGGTGCGCTGGGCACCCGAGGGCGGCTGAAGGTCAATGTGGCTTGATATCACCACAAGGATGGAGCGGTTAGTACATAGCGTGCTGGCCGCCATCAACCGGGATGACGGTACCGTTGATGAACCCAGCATCTTCAGACAGCAGGAAGCTTACGAGCCCGGCAACTTCTTCGGGCTTGCCGAAGCGTTTCATCGGGTTCGCGGACACGAACTGCTTGCCGGCTTCTTCCGGGTTGTCCGGATCGAGCTGCTTCAGGGAGTTCTCGACCATTGCGGTCATAATGGCGCCGGGTGCGATCGCGTTGATGCGCACGCCCAGTTCGCCGTATTCACGGGCCGAGTTGCGGGTCAAACCGACTACCCCGTGTTTCGACGCAGCATAGCCGGACTGGTTCCCCACGCCGCGGATCCCGCCGACGGAGGCGGTGTTCACTACGGCTCCGTGGCCCTGTTTGTGCATCTGCTTGAGGACATATTGCATGCCGAGGAATACACCGTTGAGGTTCACGGCGATGACTTTAGAGAACTCGTCGAGGCCGAAGTCTTCGGTCAGGTTTTGTTTGCCTTCGATCCCGGCGTTATTGAAGAAGCCATCGATCTTGCCGAAGGCGGATATCGTCGCGTCGACGTACTTCTTGACGTCGTCTTCCTTCGTGACATCAGCCGTGACAAGCTCGGCCTTGATCTCACTGTTCGCCTGCTCGACCAGCTCCTTGGTCTCTTCTAGCCCCTCGGGGTTCATGTCCACGAGCACGAGGTTCGCGCCGTCAGACGCCAAGCGTTCGGCCACTGCTTGTCCAAGACCGGAACCGGCACCGGTAATAATGATGGCTTGATCTGCGAAACGTTGAGTCATGCGTATCTCACTCCTGTCTTTGATGTCGCGCGCATATCGAAGCGCGCTTTCTGCCTCATCACCCACAACCGAAGATAGTTCAAATTTGTTCCATTATTTGGCCTGCGGCTTGACACAGTGGGCTGTGTCACGTTGGGATTGTCAGGGAACGTGGGTCCGCCACGCCACTCCACCAAGGAGCGCATCATATGTTTCCTGAAACCACGCACGCGGTGCAAAACCAGGCCGAACCGCGCGTCAATATCAATGAGTTCCGCACCAATACCCCATTAGTGGAGGCCGTTGCCGCATACGTTCCGGACGCCGCGACAACGACACTCGATGAGATCGGGGCTCATGTGGGCGCCGAAACCTTCCAGGGTGCGGCCGAGACGGTCAATATTCACACCCCGGTATTACACACCCATGATCGCTGGGGCCGTCGGATCGACGACGTCGAATTTCATCCGGCCTATCACGACATCATGCGTGAGTCACTGAGTTATGGCACCCATAGTTTCGGCTGGACGCACGCCGGTGGCAGCGCCGAACGTGCTGCACGGTTTTCGCTATTTGCCCAGATCGAACCCGGGCATGCGTGTCCGGTGTCGATGACCCACGCAGCCGTTCCTGCTTTGATGGGCACCGAACTCGAAGACTTCTGGGTGCCGAAACTGACCAGTACGGTATATGATCCCCGGCTCATTGATCCGGCCGAGAAACAAGCCGCGACCTTTGGTATGGCCATGACGGAGAAACAGGGCGGCTCTGATGTGCGGGCCAATACAACGGTCGCCACCCCGGATGGGGATCATTACCTGCTCACCGGGCATAAGTGGTTTTGTTCGGCACCGCAATCCGATGCGTTTCTTGTTCTGGCGCACCTACCTGAGGGACTGAGCTGCTTCCTGGTTCCCCGGGTGCTCCCCGGTGGTGACCGGAACCCCTTTTTCATTCAACGACTGAAGAATAAGCTCGGGAACAAGTCCAATGCTTCGTCGGAAATCGAACTGCACGGCACCCACGGTTGGCTCGTCGGTGAGCCCGGCGGCGGAGTCCGAGCCATCATTGAGATGGTGGCCCGCACTCGCTTGGACTGTGTCATTGGCTCAACGGCTGGGATGCGTCAGGCCGTCGCCGAAGCTTCTTGGCATGCCAGCGGGCGAGCAGCGTTCGGTAATACCCTCATCGACCAGCCGCTTATGCGTTCGGTGCTCGCCGATCTGCAATTAGAGGCAGAAGCGGCCACCTGGACGATGATGCACCTGGCCGCTGCGCACGACGATGACTCCGCCGATGGTCAAGCCTTCCGTCGGATTGCCACCGCCATTGCAAAATACTGGATCTGCAAGCGCGGACCAGCCCACGCCTACGAGGCACTTGAGTGTCTTGGTGGTAACGGATACACCGAAGACTTCCCGTTGGCCCGGCGTTACCGGGAACAACCGGTGCTGGCCATCTGGGAAGGTTCCGGCAATGTGATTGTGCTCGACGTCTTACGTGCGATGGGCCGCGAACCGCACAGCGTCACAGCTCTCACCACTTTTCTTGAAGGGGCACTGGGGGTGCACGCGAACTACGATGCTCGATACGAAGCCCTGAAACCCAGGGTGCAAGACACTATGAAAACCCTCGCATCCCACGATGCATCGGCAGTGGCCGCCCTGCAGCGAGCAGGACGGGTACTGGTGGAAGACCTAGCGGTCATGCTCCAAGCGGCGATACTGATTCACCACGCACCAACCGAGATCGCAGAGTCGTTCGCACGTGCCCGCTTGGGCGGGGATCGAGGGATGCAGTACGGTGCGCTGCCAGACGGCGTGGCGATCGATGCGTTGATCGAGCGCGCCTAATAGGGCTTGGGCAGGTTCGAGTCCTGTTCTCCAAGCTCTTGTGCCGGTAGACCTGGCACCTCAACTGAGGGGGTCGGCAGGCTCGTGGTGTCCCCACCTGCTGCGCCCAACTGGATGGGCGCCGTAGAACCGGGGGAGGGGGACGTAGGATCAAGCGTCGGTCTCGGCAAAGCGACGTCTTCGGAAGGTTCCGCGAGATGAGGAGAAGGTAACGGGATGGGTGCTTCGTCATGCTCGACGCGTGCACTGACACCGCGCTCGTCACTGACTTCAATGCGGATATTTATGGAGGGTATAGACATTCCTCGCTCCTACCTCAACGTTTCGAAAACTCGTGGCAGCCATAGCTGAACCTCGACAGGGTCACACTGCATAAGCCTCATGGATGAAGGACTTATCGGCATAGATGTGTACCTTGCGACTGGCCGCCAGGGCATGGGTGAACAGCATAAACATATTGGTGACCCCGTCTGCGCTGAGGGGTTGAATCCTGCGCCATCCAACATCTTGAATAAAAACCCACGCGTTCTGCGAATGTGCGGTGGTATAGGTCGATAACACATCTTTGTTGTAGTGCCACGCCAGCACGTTTTCGATTTCAAGCCCGACGTCACGCCACGCCTCAATGACGACGTCCCGTACGCTTTCGCCAAATAATGTGTTGGCATTGTCAGCGGTCAGGGTCGCGAATTCCATGAAGGATGCCGTGCTGCTGAGCCGAGAGTCGGTTAAGGTCTGGTACCAGATCTTTCCCGCGCGCTCCCACGAGTGCCCACCCAATGCCAGCGCTGCGAGGTAGAAGGCCTTATTCGGAATGCCCGAATTGATGTGGACGCCGCCATAATCGGCGGTTGTCTCGACGAATTTATCCATGTGATCCGGTTGTGGATCTTTCCCGAGTTTCGGGTCGTCATACGCGGTCCCGGGGGCTTTCATCGAACGTAAAGCGACACCATTGATCCCGCTGGTCAGTAACCCAGCTCCGATGAGCCAGTCGGCCTGCTCGGAAGTTTGCCCCAGCATCCGTTGTTTGACCATTGCCCCGATGCAGTCTGCGATCGACTCGTTAAGTGCTCCCGACTGGTTCCGGTATTCCAGCCCGGCCGTTGAGCCAATCACCCCGTGGGCGAGTTCGTGACCTTCGACGTCCGGGGCGATCGTAAAGCGATTGAAGATCACGCCGTCACCGCCGCCAAACACCATTTGGGTGCCGTCCCAAAAGGCGTTGTTATATTGTTCGCCGTAATGCACGGTGGCGTTGAGGTCCATGCCGTTATCGTCGATGGAATTTCGTCCAAACTCTTCCCAGAACAAATCGAAGGTCCCACCCAGCCCGTCGTAGGCTTCATCAACTGCCGCATCCCCGGTGGCGGGATCGCCCTCGCCACGTTGCAAGGTACCGGGGAGCTCGGTGCCGTTATTGGCGCTCGAAACTCGTCGATTTTTCGGCGGGGCAGCTGTACCTTCCTCAACATGTCTGTTTGCCGCAGCGTTGGCGACCTCCCGAGCGATGCGAACACTCGAGTCAACGAGCAAGGTGGCTGCCGCAGCCTGCTGTTCCTCGCGCGTACCGTTTTGGACAATCGATTCAAGAATAAAGGGCGGAACGAATGAGCATACGCGAGCTTCGTGAGGGTGGGTTCGCATCGGACTCTCCTTCAACGTAGGTGGGTGATCTCAGCTGAGAGCCTGGAGGAGCCTACGGGGTGCTCCGAAGAATGTTAATAAGACGAGAAATCTCACCTTGCGGCACGGGATCAGATACTTCTACGGAATGCACGTACGTGCCGTCTTTGACCGTGAGCCGATACGTGAAGTGATCGGCTGCCCCGGGTTTCGTCTGGCTCAACTGGGTGGGAAGGCTAAAGAATCGGACCTCGTGGATGAGTTGTTCGATTTCGTCGCCACGCTCAGGTTCGCATTCCTGGGTGTCAATCGTCTGGGCCTGATTCAAAGCTGGAGCGGCAAAGAATCCGCCGCTGACTTCAAGCGAAACTAGCATGTGCGCAGGCTCCTACCCTCGAGGCTTGTGGCATCAGGATACTCCCGGGCCACCGGAGGGTCAACGAACCGGCAGTGCCTCAAGAAAGCTGCGCTAAAGCCGAGCATAGGCTTCGATGTCTTCGTGGAAAGCATCGATGTCGAGCCGCGAAACCGTGGCGCGAGTCAGTGCTAATGCCGCGAGGTAACTGTCGGTCGTCAACTCCTGCTCCGGACGTGGGGAACCGTTGCCACTCAGCGCACGAGCGAGGGCATCTTGGGACGCTCGTCGTGCCGCATACTCCACATCAGCAGGCGTCATCCCCTCGCTGGCCTCGGCCAGGATGTGAAAATCAATCTGTCCTGCCACCGAGTCCGGCACATAGCGGCCCCAGATAGCGATGCGCGCCTCAGTGTCCGGCAGCCCAATCGGGATCACGTAATCGAAGCGGCCGTGCCGGAGAAACGCCGAGTCCAGAGCGCGGATGAAGTTGGTCGCACAGATCAGCAACAACCCGTCCCGATCGCGGAACTCGGCGACCTGCTTGAGCAATTCATTGGTCACTCCCTGGGTGGGAGAGGGCGGGTCACCGCGGCGCTGAGATGCGACCTCTTCGACCTCGTCAATGAATACGACAGCGTGCTCAAGTTCTGCAATCGCCTCGAAGGAGGTGCGGAAAGCATTGGGTAAACCGCCGGGTGCGCTCGCGAGCCGGGAGGGGAATAACTCAACAAAGGGCCAACCCAAGCGTGACGCCACGGCTTTAGCGAACGTGGTCTTGCCGGTGCCGGGCGGACCAAAAAGCATAACCGCACGGGGCGGCATGACCCCGAACTGATCGGCAAGATCTGGCTCACCTAACGGGGTGATGAGGCGCTCTTCGAGCATGGTCTTTTCTTGCTGCATCCCACTGACGCGATCCCACAGCCGACGCGGTAGGATCCTGCCCCCGAGTTCTCGAAGTTTATCCAGTTCCCGACGCTGTACCGGCATGCCGCGTTCCAGATAACGCAGCGGATTGTGCACCTCAAACCCGTTGTCTGTCAGGGCACCCGCCGCGTCATCCTCTAGGGAGGTCAGGATCGACAGCTTGGAGAGACCCAGCGGGGCGATGCGGCGTTCGAGTGCATCCAAGAGCCGCCCGCCAAGTTCAGAGCCGGCGTTCTCGGCTAAGCCGAAAAATACGATCCAGCCTTGGGCGTGGGCTGCGCGTCCCACGACTGCCCCGATGACTTCGTCGTGTTGGGTGGCCACGAGCGCGTAATCCGCCTGGCACGACGCGATGACTTCAGGCAGCGAATACACCGGGGGTGTACCCCGGTTATACGAGCGCTCCCAGAGGCGGACGATCGCATCAAGATCATCGTCGTGAAAATCCCGAACGTGGGCCCGATTCATGAAGGGCACTGTATCACCTAGGTCACACCGGGTCTATATACTTTCAGCGCGCGAGTATTGATGCGGTGGTCCGCTGAAGCTACTCGTCGTCGGCGAGGGGCTCGGTATCAAATGGTTCCAGCCCCAAGACGTCGTTGAGTTCGGTGCCTTCGACGAGGACGCTGACGTCGTCGACCCCTGCGGCGGCGGCCGCTGTGCCATACAGTTGCGCTTGGACGCGATAGGCCTCGCAGTCGCTGCGAACCACGACATCGCCGGTCAGCTCAACGTCGACGGTGGTGCGGCCAACTTCTACGGAGGATAACTCAAGAGTTTCGGAGAGGGTCAGTGAGTTCGTCACCGACGGGGAGCCGTGATAATACTGCGAATCGTTGAGTAAGAATTCCACCGCGGCAGCCACGTGATCTTCTCGGGTGTCGGTTTCGATGGGCACCGTGTCGATGGTGACGAGCGTGTCGGAACAGCCAAATTCGATGCCGTCGACGCCGTCAGGGAAATGCGTGCCCGATTCGGCAACCATATTGACCTGCAACGGTTGAAAAGCATCATTGGGGTCAGGCGGTGCTGACGGGTCGGTCTCGGTGGTCTCAGTATCCGTGGTCCCATTGGCGGTGCTGTCAGCATCGGTTCCACATCCTGCGAGCAGTGCGGTACACACGACGGCAAGCGCTGGCAGGGTGGGAAAGGTTCTCAAGCTGGTTCTCCTACGTCCCGCAACGGGCACGGAAATGGTGTATCAGAAGCGATTGTAGCGCGGATTGTTCGCCGATCCGGTTAAACATTCGGCCCAAGCGGTCGGGTAGCTTAGAATAAATAGTTCAGATTTGTTTTGACTTTGAGGTTTCCACATACCGATGAGACATAGTGCACCACACGGTGACCTTTCTGGGACCGAGTCCCAGCGACCTGACACCGGGTACCAGCAGCATTCGGGCCGGGATCGATTCTCCGATCCCACATCCGGTGCGGGCGCGGCAAAAGTTACCGGCACTCCGGTGGAAACCGGACTGGGTTCAGCCCACGGCAAGGCCATCCTCTTAGGGGAGCACTCGGTGGTGTACGGAGCGCCCGCGATTGTGTTGCCTCTGCTCGATTTGCAAGCCACCGCATCCCTGCGGCGCACTCGTCGTGGGTATATCACCTCGGACTTGTACACGGGGCCGCTGGCGACCGCTCCCAAACATATGGCTCCCGTGTTGACTGCATTACGGGTCTCTGCTGAACAACTCGATGTTCGCGCTGACCGCGTGGACCTGATTTTGCGTTCGACGATCCCATTTGAACGCGGCCTGGGCTCGTCGGCGGCAACGTCTGCCGCGGTGGTGCGCGCCATGGCGAATCTTGCCGGGACGCGCCTGTCCGCCGCACAATTGCACGGGCTGATCCAAGAAGCCGAACACGTCGCCCATGGGACCTCCTCCGGGTTGGATGCCCACGCCGTGCAATCGATGACGCCGCTGCGGTTCCAACAGGGCAAACCCACCACCGTCAAAGTCGCCGATAAATTCACCTTCGTCATTGCCGACACCGGTACCTCGGGTTCGACCGCGGCCGCAGTGGACGGGGTAAAAATGCTGCGCGATATTCAACCGCGCGTCGTCGACCGGGTCGTGGAAGATCTCGCGAACCTGACCGATGACGTGGTCTACGCGTTAGGGATCGGCGACCCGATTCGCGTGGGGCAATCCATGCACGAAGCACACTCGCTGTTGGCCTACCTGGGTGTGTCGTCCCCGGCGTTGGATGCGCTGGTCGCAGCTGCCTTAGAAGCCGGCGCATACGGTGCCAAACTCACCGGGTCTGGTCTGGGCGGCTGTGTGTTGGCTGTTGTTCCCGACCAAGAACAAGCCGGTGACGTCGCCGCTGCCATGACCGCGGTCGGCGCGACCCGCACCTGGACGACCTCACTGATCCCCAACGACTTCGACCTGATGACGGCCCCGACTGCCCGGGTGTCCAAGGAGGACCGCTAAGTGGTCTCAGCTGCCCGCGCGCACCCCAATATCGCCCTGGTTAAATACTGGGGCAAAGCCGATGATGAACTGATCATCCCCGTGGCCGGGTCGATGTCTATGACGCTGGACAAATTCGCCACGACCACCCAGGTCGAACTGACAACCGACGCCGACCGGTTTGAACTCAACGGCACCGTGGCCGATGCCAAAGCCACCGGGCGAACCACCGCCTTCCTGGATCTCGTGCGAAACTTGGCCGCCGAGGCCGGCCTGGATACCGCCAACGCGAAAGCCAACGTCATCTCGGTCAACGAAGGCCCCACCGCCGCCGGTATGGCGTCCTCGGCATCCGGTTTCGCCGCCCTGGCAACCGCAGCGGCCGATGCCTACGGGCTCAAGCTGTCGCCCAAAGACCTCTCACGACTGGCCCGTCGCGGCTCGGGTTCGGCATCGCGGTCAATCATTGATCGGTTTGCGATCTGGCACGCCGGGACTTCCGACGCGACCAGTTACGCCGAAGCCATCGACGCCCCCGAGATGGCGATGGTCTCGGTGACCGTCAATGCCGCGGCCAAAAAAGTCTCATCGCGTGACGGTATGGTCGCAACGCGCCAGACCAGTCCCTACTACCAGGCCTGGATTGACGTAACAAAAACCACGCTGGATGAAATGGTGTTGGCCTGTGCGGCCAAAGACTTCACGCGCGTTGGCGAAATCACCGAAACTCACGCACACCGGATGCACGCCGTCATCAACGCAACCCACCCGCCCATCCGGTACTTGGCACCGGTGTCCTGGCAGGTCTTCGACGAGGTCGCCGCGATGCGCGAGGACGGGATCGAAGCGTATGCGACCGCTGATGCCGGACCCAACGTCGTCATCATTTGTCGCCCTGTTGACACCGACGCGGTTGCGGCACGAGTCGCCGAATACGGGCAGATTAACACGTTTGCTCCCGGACCCGGTGCGCACCTGGTGGACACTGCATGACGCAGCGTCTACCGTTCCGGGTCGCGGCCCCCGGCAAACTCTACGTGGCCGGAGAATACGCGGTGGTCACCCCGGGTCAACAGG from Enteractinococcus fodinae includes the following:
- a CDS encoding glucose 1-dehydrogenase — its product is MTQRFADQAIIITGAGSGLGQAVAERLASDGANLVLVDMNPEGLEETKELVEQANSEIKAELVTADVTKEDDVKKYVDATISAFGKIDGFFNNAGIEGKQNLTEDFGLDEFSKVIAVNLNGVFLGMQYVLKQMHKQGHGAVVNTASVGGIRGVGNQSGYAASKHGVVGLTRNSAREYGELGVRINAIAPGAIMTAMVENSLKQLDPDNPEEAGKQFVSANPMKRFGKPEEVAGLVSFLLSEDAGFINGTVIPVDGGQHAMY
- a CDS encoding acyl-CoA dehydrogenase family protein translates to MFPETTHAVQNQAEPRVNINEFRTNTPLVEAVAAYVPDAATTTLDEIGAHVGAETFQGAAETVNIHTPVLHTHDRWGRRIDDVEFHPAYHDIMRESLSYGTHSFGWTHAGGSAERAARFSLFAQIEPGHACPVSMTHAAVPALMGTELEDFWVPKLTSTVYDPRLIDPAEKQAATFGMAMTEKQGGSDVRANTTVATPDGDHYLLTGHKWFCSAPQSDAFLVLAHLPEGLSCFLVPRVLPGGDRNPFFIQRLKNKLGNKSNASSEIELHGTHGWLVGEPGGGVRAIIEMVARTRLDCVIGSTAGMRQAVAEASWHASGRAAFGNTLIDQPLMRSVLADLQLEAEAATWTMMHLAAAHDDDSADGQAFRRIATAIAKYWICKRGPAHAYEALECLGGNGYTEDFPLARRYREQPVLAIWEGSGNVIVLDVLRAMGREPHSVTALTTFLEGALGVHANYDARYEALKPRVQDTMKTLASHDASAVAALQRAGRVLVEDLAVMLQAAILIHHAPTEIAESFARARLGGDRGMQYGALPDGVAIDALIERA
- a CDS encoding M4 family metallopeptidase — protein: MRTHPHEARVCSFVPPFILESIVQNGTREEQQAAAATLLVDSSVRIAREVANAAANRHVEEGTAAPPKNRRVSSANNGTELPGTLQRGEGDPATGDAAVDEAYDGLGGTFDLFWEEFGRNSIDDNGMDLNATVHYGEQYNNAFWDGTQMVFGGGDGVIFNRFTIAPDVEGHELAHGVIGSTAGLEYRNQSGALNESIADCIGAMVKQRMLGQTSEQADWLIGAGLLTSGINGVALRSMKAPGTAYDDPKLGKDPQPDHMDKFVETTADYGGVHINSGIPNKAFYLAALALGGHSWERAGKIWYQTLTDSRLSSTASFMEFATLTADNANTLFGESVRDVVIEAWRDVGLEIENVLAWHYNKDVLSTYTTAHSQNAWVFIQDVGWRRIQPLSADGVTNMFMLFTHALAASRKVHIYADKSFIHEAYAV
- a CDS encoding protealysin inhibitor emfourin, yielding MLVSLEVSGGFFAAPALNQAQTIDTQECEPERGDEIEQLIHEVRFFSLPTQLSQTKPGAADHFTYRLTVKDGTYVHSVEVSDPVPQGEISRLINILRSTP
- a CDS encoding ATP-binding protein codes for the protein MNRAHVRDFHDDDLDAIVRLWERSYNRGTPPVYSLPEVIASCQADYALVATQHDEVIGAVVGRAAHAQGWIVFFGLAENAGSELGGRLLDALERRIAPLGLSKLSILTSLEDDAAGALTDNGFEVHNPLRYLERGMPVQRRELDKLRELGGRILPRRLWDRVSGMQQEKTMLEERLITPLGEPDLADQFGVMPPRAVMLFGPPGTGKTTFAKAVASRLGWPFVELFPSRLASAPGGLPNAFRTSFEAIAELEHAVVFIDEVEEVASQRRGDPPSPTQGVTNELLKQVAEFRDRDGLLLICATNFIRALDSAFLRHGRFDYVIPIGLPDTEARIAIWGRYVPDSVAGQIDFHILAEASEGMTPADVEYAARRASQDALARALSGNGSPRPEQELTTDSYLAALALTRATVSRLDIDAFHEDIEAYARL
- a CDS encoding GerMN domain-containing protein, yielding MRTFPTLPALAVVCTALLAGCGTDADSTANGTTDTETTETDPSAPPDPNDAFQPLQVNMVAESGTHFPDGVDGIEFGCSDTLVTIDTVPIETDTREDHVAAAVEFLLNDSQYYHGSPSVTNSLTLSETLELSSVEVGRTTVDVELTGDVVVRSDCEAYRVQAQLYGTAAAAAGVDDVSVLVEGTELNDVLGLEPFDTEPLADDE
- the mvk gene encoding mevalonate kinase — protein: MRHSAPHGDLSGTESQRPDTGYQQHSGRDRFSDPTSGAGAAKVTGTPVETGLGSAHGKAILLGEHSVVYGAPAIVLPLLDLQATASLRRTRRGYITSDLYTGPLATAPKHMAPVLTALRVSAEQLDVRADRVDLILRSTIPFERGLGSSAATSAAVVRAMANLAGTRLSAAQLHGLIQEAEHVAHGTSSGLDAHAVQSMTPLRFQQGKPTTVKVADKFTFVIADTGTSGSTAAAVDGVKMLRDIQPRVVDRVVEDLANLTDDVVYALGIGDPIRVGQSMHEAHSLLAYLGVSSPALDALVAAALEAGAYGAKLTGSGLGGCVLAVVPDQEQAGDVAAAMTAVGATRTWTTSLIPNDFDLMTAPTARVSKEDR
- the mvaD gene encoding diphosphomevalonate decarboxylase, which gives rise to MVSAARAHPNIALVKYWGKADDELIIPVAGSMSMTLDKFATTTQVELTTDADRFELNGTVADAKATGRTTAFLDLVRNLAAEAGLDTANAKANVISVNEGPTAAGMASSASGFAALATAAADAYGLKLSPKDLSRLARRGSGSASRSIIDRFAIWHAGTSDATSYAEAIDAPEMAMVSVTVNAAAKKVSSRDGMVATRQTSPYYQAWIDVTKTTLDEMVLACAAKDFTRVGEITETHAHRMHAVINATHPPIRYLAPVSWQVFDEVAAMREDGIEAYATADAGPNVVIICRPVDTDAVAARVAEYGQINTFAPGPGAHLVDTA